The nucleotide sequence GATGAAACGGATGTCGCCACCGGCAACGATCTCACGCAGTGCACCCGCCACCGTTCCCACGGTGCGAACTTGAAATCCCAGCTGGGTCAGTACGGTTTCCAATTCGGCTCGGACATTGGGCCGTGTTTCGATCAGGATCGCGACCGGCCCCGGTGAAAGTTTCTGCATCGCAGCGATGGTCCGGTCGACTTGGCTGCGACCGGCGAACGCGACCCCCGGATCGATTTTTCGAATCGTCATCGCCGCGTCGTAACGGATCCGCGGCAATGAACTGGACGCCAATCGGACCAGCGTGGTGGGCGTCGCCGTGTGGCTGTCCAGCAGTTCGGAGGGAACGTCGATGACGCCCGATCCGATGATGGCCAAGCCGGCGGAGATGGCTTTGAAGTCACCGCTGTCCCAAGCCTTGTCCAAAAAGTCGTTCATGCCGACCGCCGTCGAAAGCGCGGGATAGGCCGCCAGCATCGCTTCGATTTGGTCGTCGTCACCGAAATCCGGATCCACCAGAACGCGATAGCCGGCATCGGCGATCGCGGCGTCTCGCATCAATGACGCGGGCACATCCGCCATGCGGCGCAAGATCGATGCAAGGTCGGTCGCGCGACGTCGTTCGGCAGCCAATGCATCGGTTTGCACCGGAGCCGCCACGCCTGTGTCGGGATCCAACGTCCACGCCGTCGTGATGTCTTGGCCGGGGATGATTCGACTGATTCGGTCCGACTGCATGTGGATCGCTTTGCCGATGGCGGCGATCGTCGCATTTTTGGTCGGCAGCCCTTTTCCATGACGTGCCAACAGGCTTGCCGCCGTCTCGCGTGTTTCCTGTGCGGTGCTTTGACCGTGCAGCGCCGATGCGGCCAGCAAGTCCGACCAAGGGCTTCGCAGTCCGGCCAATGCGGTCAGCGCGACTTGTTGGGCCGACGCGTCACCATAAATGGCGTGCTGGATCAGCGATCGCGCGCCACCGTTGCCCAGTCGTCGCAGAAGCGCGATCAAGTCGCGATTGGATGCCAATTCGGGCTGTTCCAACATGCGACCGATGATTTGTTGAATCGATGCGTTGCCACCACGCAACAGCACGCGGTTGCCGCCCAAGCGTGGGTCAATGGAATCGCTCAGCACGTCGTCGATGGCGGCGGACAATCGTTCGTCCGACCGATGCTGATCGGCCAACGCGGTTTGGGCTTTTTGCAAAACGTCTCGCGACGCATCGGACAACTCCTCTCGACCGCCGGCTCGCAAAATCAGTGCCGGCCCCATTTCGACGGCGATTTGACGCAGCGTCGCATCATCGGGCTCGTCCAAGTTTGACAACAATTGCTCGACGGCCGCCCACTGGCCGATTGTCGCCATCGACTTCACCGCCGTTGGAATCGTCGATGGCTTTCGTGATGCCAGGTCCAGCGTCTGTCGCACCAGCGGCGTATCGGCGATCGGTGGTGGGGCATCCGAATCTTCATCCGTGCCGCTTTGGCCGCCGTCGGTGGTGTCCGGTTGATCGTCATCGAAACCCGGATTTCCGAAGTCATCGCCACCGAAATCCATGTCGCCAAACCCGCCGTCCCCGAAATCGTCGCCGAAACCGGCGTCATCCGTTCCCGGGGCGTCAAAGGGGGATTGGGCTGTCAGAACGCCGCCCAGGGTCATCACACAGCAGACGGCGATGGCAAAACACACATGCGCCGGGAATTTCGGGCACGGCTTGGGGAAAAGCAATTGCATGGACGTTCGATTCGGATCGGCGTGGTCACGAAGGCCTTGGCGGACAAGCACGGCAAACACAGCATAGTCGCTGGCCGGGGATTTCCATCGCCGCAAACGGTCGGCCCTGGGCGAAGGGAACCTCCAGGCGAACGCAGTGGCGATCGAATCAGTCGCGCAGACTTTCACGGTCGGATGAATTAAGCGCCGGGTCGGCCTTCAGTTCCTTCAAACGCTCTCGTACGTCCCAGCCGATGGATCCGGGAACCGGATTGGGAAACGCTTTGACCTGTTTCTCCAAGTTTTCGACTTCCCGTTTCCAAGACTCATGGACCTCGTACGTCCCAGGTTGATTTCTTCGTCGCCGCTCGCGCAATCGATACGACCGGCGCCACATCAAATCTTCGTCGATTCGAGCGGCCTCGCGGCGCAGGGCTTCCACCTTCTCGGATCGTGACAGCCGGTCAAACTCCGGATCACCCGGGGCATACGAAACATCCCGTGCGTCCACATCGTTGGATTGATGATCCACGATCCGCGACGAAAGGCTGACGATCCACATCAAACTGCCGAGCGTCACGACAGCGGACACCACAAAGCCGAGCAGCTTTTTGTGCGTCAGCCCTGCCTTGCGTTGGCGGTCAGCGGATGGGGATCGATGGGGCGTCATCAAACGGAAAGTTCTCTACATCCGGAATCACCTGCCGCGCTGGAATCGGCGGCGAAGTGCACGGGGATCATGGTTCTGGTCGGTCAAACACCGTTCGCAATAAGCGAGCGTGCTGACAAGTGGTTGCATCGGAGCTGAAATGACAAACTCCACCGGTCGAGACAATCGACCCGATGGAGTCTAGCTTTCAAAATGTCGTCATGAAGACGACGTTGACAGAAAAACGTCAAATCAGATTGACGTCCGGCATCGTTCCGGATGCCGTGGATGAAGACGCGTCTTATTCGGTCAACAGCGTCGGCAAATTGTTCGCGATCTCTTGAAAAACCGCGATCAACTGTTCGCCGCTCTCGGCGTGATAGTGTTTACCGTTACAGGCCGCAGCCACGTCGTGCATGTCGGACTGGTTGGCATCCGATCCAAACGTCACCGTGTGAATGGTCATGTTGTAGGTCGACGCAAATTCACGAGCCACGTCCAACGGGTCTTCGCCCGTGTTGTGGTTCCCGTCGGTCATCACCACCATCGTTTTTGATGCGAACGGACGTGCGTTGGCATGTTGAAAGTGCTTGATGCCTTCACGCATGCCGCGGCCGATCCCTGTTCCACCACCGGTATTCAGGTTGTCAACGGCATTCATCGCGACGTCAAAGTCCGGGTCCAGCCATGAATCACGCGATCCGGTGCTGGCGTAACTGGCGATCGCCGCTTGTTCACTTTGTGGGGTGTCGTCCAAAACGTCAAAGAACGCTTCGACGGCATCGACAAGGCTGTTCCACTTCACCGCCGGCGGTACGTCGTAATCGAAGTAGTTGTCCCAGGCCCAGCGTTCGAACGACGCCTGGTCTTCGCCGCGGCTGTAGTAGTACCCACCTCGGCTGCGATACAGGATTCCCGCGTCGGCCGCTTCGGCATAGACGTCATAGTTCCACGGCGAATCGCCATCGGGCCATGTCAGCCATTCCATCGATCCGCTGCGGTCCAGCACCAAACTGATGTCCCGGTCCACCTGCATGGCGACCGAACGTTGGGTGGGTTCAAAGTAGTCTCGCGAAAAGAACTTGGGGAACACCAGCGGAATCACGCCACCCAGCGAACTGGAATCGCGACGTCCATTGACGCGAACCGCACTGGCGATCACCTGGTTGGCGGCCACGTCGGATGTCGAAACTTTGGTGAAGTAGTAACGGCTACCCAGGCCACCAGGCTGCGACGTGCTGCCGAATTCGATCTCATTGGCGGCATCTTCACGACGCAGCTGTAACGGCATCCCATCGACACTGTTCAGCAAGGCGGTGGCAACGGCGGCATCTTTGGCGGCGTCGACCGTCTGTTCTTCGCTAAACGCACGACCCCCGGCACGAGCCGCCGCGTCGGTCGCGACGATCAGCTCGGTCCGCGTCAATTGCATGTGTGCCAGGTTCACACAGAAAGCCGCCATCAACGCCAGCAACGGCAGGATGAAGGCCATCAGGGCCATCACGCTTCCACGTCGTCGGCCACGTGGCATCCGTTGAACTCTCCGGTGCAACGCATTGACGGTTGTACCGGGTTGTTTCTCGTTCGGAGCGGTATTGCGGAGCGTCTCGTTCATGTCGGCGGTCTCGATGGTGGGCTGGTCGTCGAACGAAAATGGCAAGGGGGATCAATCAAGTGGGCTTGGCTGTGTCGGCGTTTCGGCCGATCAATCCGGCTGGTAGAAACCGGCATAACGTTCGGTTCGCATCCGAGCGGTCGATTCGATCGTCGCACTGGGCATGAACATGGACGTAAAGAACGCGACTTCGTCCAAGTCCACGCTGACGGTCACGCTGACTTCTTCGCTGTTTTCGCCCAGTTCCGCCACGCTCACGGTGTAACCTTCGCCGACCATCGACGACATCAACCGTTCGGCTTCGACTTCCGCATCGGCGGCCGTCGCGCCCGGCACGATGGCTTGGCGTGCGGCAAAGTAGGCGGCGTCTTGGGTCAGGTTGCGGACCATGTTCATGCGGGCGAATTCACAACACGTGAAGATGACCAGGAACAGGACGTTGGCCACGACGGCGAATTCCACCATCGCGGCGCCGCGACGATCGGCGGGACGAGGCGTGCGGATTCGACGCGGGCGATTGATTTTTGGTTGCCGCATGTTGATCAATCCTGGTTGGCGTATTCTTTGCGCATCGTGACGCTGGACGAAACGGTCCAGCCGTCATAGATCGATCCCGGCAGCAACAGATTGCCGCTGACCGGCACGGTGACGGTCAGCGTGACGTTTTCCAGAGTGTCCGCACCGTCGAACCCAGGGGCCGCGATCGACACCGCGTTGCCGCCGGTTTCCACGTCGCGTTGACTCAGGAATTCGTTGACTCGTGCGATCGCATCGCCGTTGGTGGCCTCGGATCCCACACCGGCTCGGGCACCTTCATAGGCGGCCAAGGTGACGGTTTCGCGAAGGAAAAACAGCGAACACAAATCCATCGTGCCCAGTGTCAAAGTCAACAGCACGGGCAACACGATGGCGGCTTCCACCGTGGCAGTCCCCCGGCGATGCTGACGCGATCGACGCGGCACGGTTCTGGCAATCGTTCCGGACATGACGGTTCTTCGGGACAAGTGGACGAGCAAAAAAAGGGCGGGATCAGCGGCCCACAATGACGCGGGACTGATCCTCTTTGGGAAACCTAGCTCGCGTTTCCCTGGCGTGACGGGCCGATCGTTAAAATTTTTGTCGCACGGTTTGACGGTCACCGGTTTGTGTGCCGCCACCGCGTCATGCCTCCCCATCGCAGGCGACTTTTTCTATCATCCGTGGCTCGATGACGGCTTTGTGGCCCCCGGTGGGTCGCCGTCGAATCCGTCTGTGCGTCCATCCCCACCGCCTCCGTTCCGCAAAACACCCAACACAGCGACATGCTTGTTTCCTGGAAATGGCTTTCCCGCTACGTCAATCTGGACATGCCACAGAAGGAACTGGAGGATCGATTCAGCTTTTCCGGATTGAATCACGAGTCCAGCGAAACGGTGGGTGACGACGTCGTGATCGACTTGGAAGTCACCAGCAATCGCGGCGACTGTCTGGGGCATCTGGGCGTGGCCCGCGAAGTCGGCGTGCTGTTCGATCAACAGGTTTGCGTGCCCAAGGTCGAGTTGACCGAAGGCGATACGGCGGTGAAATCGCTGTTGAGCGTGGAGAATCGTTTTCCCGACGCTTGCCCACGCTACACCGCCCGCGTCATCCAGGGTGTCAAGATCGGCCCCAGCCCGACAGAGATCGCGGACGTCTTGGAAAGCGTCGGCATCGGCCTGGTCAACAACGTCGTCGACATCACAAATTTCGTGATGATGGAATGCGGCCAACCCCTGCATGCGTTTGACTATGACAAGATCGCCGGCCAGAAGATCGTCGTCCGTCCCGCCGACAAAGACGAAACCATCGAAGCGATCGATCACCGCCAGTACGC is from Crateriforma conspicua and encodes:
- a CDS encoding response regulator, with amino-acid sequence MQLLFPKPCPKFPAHVCFAIAVCCVMTLGGVLTAQSPFDAPGTDDAGFGDDFGDGGFGDMDFGGDDFGNPGFDDDQPDTTDGGQSGTDEDSDAPPPIADTPLVRQTLDLASRKPSTIPTAVKSMATIGQWAAVEQLLSNLDEPDDATLRQIAVEMGPALILRAGGREELSDASRDVLQKAQTALADQHRSDERLSAAIDDVLSDSIDPRLGGNRVLLRGGNASIQQIIGRMLEQPELASNRDLIALLRRLGNGGARSLIQHAIYGDASAQQVALTALAGLRSPWSDLLAASALHGQSTAQETRETAASLLARHGKGLPTKNATIAAIGKAIHMQSDRISRIIPGQDITTAWTLDPDTGVAAPVQTDALAAERRRATDLASILRRMADVPASLMRDAAIADAGYRVLVDPDFGDDDQIEAMLAAYPALSTAVGMNDFLDKAWDSGDFKAISAGLAIIGSGVIDVPSELLDSHTATPTTLVRLASSSLPRIRYDAAMTIRKIDPGVAFAGRSQVDRTIAAMQKLSPGPVAILIETRPNVRAELETVLTQLGFQVRTVGTVAGALREIVAGGDIRFILSKTQLWDAQKTELADRVRRTSLGCRLPILFFVDDTTTPFDLDQLEYPRWPAITRVIARPYSTSGLIPVLQEIETRQPVVSLEAIDRELYRRWATESL
- a CDS encoding vWA domain-containing protein, translating into MNETLRNTAPNEKQPGTTVNALHRRVQRMPRGRRRGSVMALMAFILPLLALMAAFCVNLAHMQLTRTELIVATDAAARAGGRAFSEEQTVDAAKDAAVATALLNSVDGMPLQLRREDAANEIEFGSTSQPGGLGSRYYFTKVSTSDVAANQVIASAVRVNGRRDSSSLGGVIPLVFPKFFSRDYFEPTQRSVAMQVDRDISLVLDRSGSMEWLTWPDGDSPWNYDVYAEAADAGILYRSRGGYYYSRGEDQASFERWAWDNYFDYDVPPAVKWNSLVDAVEAFFDVLDDTPQSEQAAIASYASTGSRDSWLDPDFDVAMNAVDNLNTGGGTGIGRGMREGIKHFQHANARPFASKTMVVMTDGNHNTGEDPLDVAREFASTYNMTIHTVTFGSDANQSDMHDVAAACNGKHYHAESGEQLIAVFQEIANNLPTLLTE
- a CDS encoding TadE/TadG family type IV pilus assembly protein, with protein sequence MRQPKINRPRRIRTPRPADRRGAAMVEFAVVANVLFLVIFTCCEFARMNMVRNLTQDAAYFAARQAIVPGATAADAEVEAERLMSSMVGEGYTVSVAELGENSEEVSVTVSVDLDEVAFFTSMFMPSATIESTARMRTERYAGFYQPD
- a CDS encoding TadE/TadG family type IV pilus assembly protein; translation: MSGTIARTVPRRSRQHRRGTATVEAAIVLPVLLTLTLGTMDLCSLFFLRETVTLAAYEGARAGVGSEATNGDAIARVNEFLSQRDVETGGNAVSIAAPGFDGADTLENVTLTVTVPVSGNLLLPGSIYDGWTVSSSVTMRKEYANQD